The sequence GGCGTTATGGATTCGGGAGCCAATCCAGGATTCCAATACAAAGCGTTCAATGTACGCAAGGTCGTCTGAATAGTTAACCGAAGGTGTTTTCATCACCAGCGACTGGCCGGTACTGGTGCGCACCTTATACACTTGGCTGCGTTCGGACTCATACAACACCTTGTCCACTTGCAGGCCGTCCAGCGTTTGTCCTGGCGAAAGTAACGGCGGAAAGGGGAGTCGCGAAAGCACCGTTACTGCGTCATCCTGGCTCGGCGTTCCTGTCTGTTCAATACGCGCGACCTGTACACTGATATTGTCCTGGCTGTTGTGTGCGAGCGCTTCTGCGACCAGCGCGTCTACCAAGGCCTGGGGGGATATCTCAGCGCTACGGGCGAGGGTGCTGAATCGCGCCGGTGGTACGGCGTCGTGAATACCATCGGTGGAAAGAATAAACAGGTCGCCTGGTTGCAGTTCATCGCTGAACATGTCCACTTCTACGGCGGTATCCGCGCCGAGGGCGCGACTCAAATAGGTGGTGTTGCGGTCAATTTTTTGTGTGTGATCGCGCGTAAGCTGTTCCAGCAGACCGTCGCGTACGCGGTAGATCCGGCTGTCGCCAACGTGGAAGCTAAACACCTTATCGCCCTTAAGAACCAGCGCGCTAAATGTGGTGAGGTAGCCTTCGTCCCGAATACTGTTACGACTTTGACCCCAAAGGTATTGATTGAGCGAGCGAATCACCTGCATGGCTGACTGCTGAGTGCGCCAGGTATCCGGCGTTGCGTAATAGTCGGTGAGAAATCCACTGACAGCAGCCTGACTGGCTTGCCGCGCTGCTGCGCTGGAACTGACGCCGTCGGCGATTGCCAGCGCAATCCCTTTAGTGGCGAGCAGTGCTGTTTGCTCTGGCGCAGGAATCCGGGCGCCCAACGTGTCCTGGTTTTCGGGCTTGCGGCCCCGGTCGCTGAATTGCGCGAGGGTAATGTCCAAACGGGATAACAGGTGATTCATGTGGGCCTTTCAGAGCACCAAATTATATTGGCTCATGTAGCCAAATAGATGGGGCAATCAATGTATAACAGCCCCGGAGGGGGCTGTTATGTATGGGGCTGTATCGAATAAAGTTTAGGTTAACTCGATGCGCTGCACCGTACCATCGGCCAGGGTTTCTGTCATGTGGCCTTCTGGTTCTTCCAGCATTTGAATAATTAAAAATACCAGCGCAGCACAAGCGCCGATCACCATAAAGAATGTACTGGCGTCCACGAAGCTATAGATGGTCAGAAATGTCACACCACCGACATTGCCATATGCGCCAACCATGCCGGCGATTTGGCCGGTCATGCGGCGTTTGACCAGCGGCACCATCGCAAATACTGCGCCTTCACCCGCTTGCACGAAAAATGAGCACACCATAACTGCCGCAACGGCGAGTGCAATTGGCCAGCCGCCGGAGATCTGAGACAGCATGAAATACCCGGCGGCAAGGCCAGCAATGAAAATAGACAATGATTTACGACGCCCAAATTTATCGCTGATAAAACCACCGCCGGGGCGAGCAACCAGGTTCATAAATGCGAAGGCAGCGCCCAGCGCACCCGCCTGAACCAGAGATAAACTGGTGAATGTTTCCAGGAAGAAAGCCGGCAGCATAGATACCACCGCCAGTTCGGAGCCGAAGGTGACGAAGTAAGCCCAGTCGAGAATGGCGACTTGCTTGAACGAGTATTTGTCATGCTCAGGTGCGCCATCGGTGAGCATCTCTTTGTTGACCTTCAGGATTTGCGAAAACTGAATCGCGCCGAGAACAACAAGTACGCCGTACAGCAGGTAGGTGGTGGTTTGACTCAGCAGGCCAACGCCGGACGGTGACAGTTTCCACGCCAGCACCGCGAGAATCAGGTACATCGGAATATTCATAGCCAGATAGAAATAGAAGTCCTTGCGGCTGGTAACTTCCAGTCCACCTGATTTTTTTGGTTTGAAATAGGTCGAGCCTTTCGGGGTATTGCGAGCGCGAAGGTAGAAGAAAGCGCCGTATACAATCGCGATCACGCCGGTAGTTGCGATGGCATAACGCCAGCCATCATCGCCGCCATAAATCAGTGCCAAAGAAGGCAGGGTAAATGCGGCCGCTGCAGAGCCAAAATTGCCCCAGCCGCCATAAACGCCTTCGGCCAGACCTACCTGGCGAGCGGGAAACCATTCACCCACCATACGGATACCAATCACAAAGCCCGCACCGGCGAAGCCCATTGCAAAACGCATAATAGCCAACTGCTCATAGCTTTGCGCAAAAGCAAACCCCATACACAAAACCCCGGAAATCACCAGGAGGGTACTGTACACCGTGCGCGGTCCGAACTTATCTACCAGGATTCCAATAACGATGCGCGCGGGAATCGTGAGTGCGACATTCAATATAAGAAGCGCTTTCCACTGCGGCACGCTGAGGTCGAACGCCGCCATAATCAGCGGCTTCATTGGCGCGTGGGAAAACCACATAACAAACGTTAAGAAGAAGGCGAACCATGTGAGGTGCAGGGTCCGTATGTTGGCTTGCGAAAAGTCCACAAGGTTAAGTTTATGGCTCATAAGAAGACCTGATTGGGGTAGAGGGCAAAAAAAAGTCAAAATCCCTACGCAATGGTTATGCCAGCACCATATAAATGCAGAAATCGTTGATTTTGTGGCTTTTTGGGGAGTTCTTGTACGCTAGGCTTCAGTTTTAATGAGCTATTTAAGTGCTATATTGCCAATATATGCACCAATTTTAATCTTTAAGGTCGCTTTATCTATAAATAAACCGTTCGATGGAAAGGTAAGGGCACGTCAAACACGAAAGTGGCTGATTGGGTTTGGTTAACGAGGCGATATCACGGTTTTGCGGAGAGCGTGTTGGAAACAAGAAATGCAGACACGCTACTTTTTTGCGCGTTCTTAACGCGCTTCTGTTTGCCGACATTCTGGCTTGAAGGTATACCCTCGGGAAAACTAGGGAGTAATTGCGCTACCTACGTTCGAGCAAGCTTACGCAAGAGAAGATTTCCGAAGGGTTGCTGAGGGTGTCGTCGGTGTCTGGATGGTGTGCCAGCAGCTCGGGAACGAATGTTTCAGACCTCAAACCTGCCCATGCACGTAGATTACGCGGTGAAACTGGGGTGGACAGAGTTCACAATTTTAAAAACTGCCTGCGCAAGTCGGGGAACTTGCCCTGCGGCACCATTACGTTGAATGAGACGTCTGTCACCTTTTTCATTAATTCAGATATGTGCGCCAAGTCACGCAGCGCCTGAATTCTGTAAAACAAGCTGACACAGAAGCTGAATATCGCCTTTAAATATCTGTGATAAAACTTAATACATTCCGCATTTTGTACTGCAATAATATATATCCGCCAGGAGCAGCCGTTTTTTGTACTCACATAGAATCGATTCTTTACGGGTATAAATGAGGCGATTTTCACTCATGTCGATTAATTGCGTGATCGACTTCAAAAAGATAATTCTATTCTTTTCAAAATTAGTGCGAATAATTGCCAGGCGAAAATTCTTTTATAGAATTTTTTGCGTCTTTTTATTTCTAGGGTGTAAATATCCTCGACAACCGGAAGCGTAATAAAAAATCTTTTTTGCTATTGTGTGAGCTTGTTGGCAGTTTTGTCTGAGTATTTTGAAAAATACCGAATGAGAACTTCATCAATACCCGTAATTATCCGCCCCGTTAGCATATTTTGGAGTGATTAACTTGTTTTGTTTTTCGTGGGATTGCGAAAAACATTTTGCTACGTGGTGGGATGTACATGAGAAGTTTGCGGCGTTATTTGGTTGCTGTTAGTTGGTTGGCTTCGTTTTTACTGTTAAGTGCGTGTGGTGGGGCGGGAGCGCCTCAGTTCGATAACACACCCTTGCCGGAGGTGGACCCACCATCGACAGATACCGGAGGGGGCGCAAGCAGCACCAGCAGCAGTAGTTCGAGTGGCGGGGAGCCGGTAGTGGATACACCACATCCCGGCGAGGCCCTTTACGAAGCCCAGTGCGCAAGTTGCCACGGGAAAGACGGAAAAGGTGGCTTAGCGGGCGGCGAATTATTGGGCTGCGATGTGTGTGGCGATTTCAGTTTGCTGGCGCTGCGGATCGAGCAGACCATGCCCTTGGGTAATCCCGAGCAGTGCGATACCCAGTGCAGTTCGCAAATTGCGGGCTATATGTTGGAAAATTTTGCCGGTTTACCACCAACCGACAATGGATCAGGCAGCAGTAGTTCCAGTGCGAGCAGTTCAAACAGTTCGAGTTCGTCTTCTAGCACATCAAGTTCCAGTTCGAGTAGCAGCTCCAGCGGCGGTGTGATTGTTGGTGGTAGCAGCTCGTCAAGCGCATCCAGCTCAAGTGGCTCTGGTACCCCTAACACCTCTTCATCGAGTTCTTCGAGTTCATCCAGCTCATCGTCTGGATATGTGGGTAACGCAGCAAACGGCCAGTTGCTTTACGCTAACGCCACCTTGAATTGCACGACGTGCCACGGCGCTATGGGCGAGGGCTTATACAAAATTGACCCCCATGCGACGGTGTTTGGTCAAAACAATAAAACGCTGGAAAACATTATTGCGGAGGATATGCCGCAGCTTAATCCCGCGAGTTGTGGCGCGGAGTGCGCCGCAGATATTGCTGCCTACATTCGCACATGGGCAGGCAGCTCGTCCAGTAGCAGTTCCTCGTCCAGCTCCAGCTCATCGAGCTCCTCCAGTTCGTCTTCGAGCAGCTCGTCCAGCAGCTCTAGTGGAAGTGGCTTTTTTGTGAGTGACGACTTCGAAAGCAGCTCCGTAAGCCAGCAGCCTGCAGGTTGGGATAATTTCGTTGGCTGGCAGTCCAACAACCCCAACAATAATTCCGGGCAGGCAGTGTACGCAGTTGTCGATAATTCTCGAGCGTATTCCGGCAACCAGTCAGTGCACTTTAAGGGAGGTGCCGCGCCTGCACAGATAGTAAAAGCGCTGCCGCAAGGTTTGGATCGCGTTTATCTCAAGGCCATGGTGTACATGAGCAAAAAGCTCGGTAACGAAGCCAATGATAATCACGAGCACATTATGGGTGTAAGGGCAAATGCCTCGGGCGCCGACAACGAAATTCGCTTTGGCCAGATTAAAGGCCATATTGGCACCAACGAAGTACCCAGCGATGACATTGCTCCGCCACAAAGTCAGTGGTATAGCGGCCCGGAAATCACCGCCAATGACTGGCACTGTGTGGTAGTGGAAATGCTGGCTGGTGATCTCGCTTATCATCAATTGAATGCCTATGTTGATGGCGAACTACTGCATAGCATCGATGCGGCCAATGACTGGAATAATGGTGGTGTTAACGGTAACGCCCACTGGTTGGACGGTAAGTTTAACTATGCGTTTTTTGGTTGGCACAGCTTCAGCAACAATGATGCGGACGTGTGGATGGACGATATCGAAATGTCCGATGCGCCTCTGACGTGTGATGGCAGTTCAGGCAACGGTAGCAGTTCGTCCAGTTCAAGCTCTTCTTCAAGCTCATCGAGCTCCAGTTCTTCCTCGAGTTCGAGTAGTTCCGGTGGCGTTGATTTGGTGGCACTGGGTAAAACCTATTATGAGCAAAACAGTTTAGGCTGCGTAGGTTGTCACGGTGCGAAAGGGGATGGGCTCACGCCAATTGATCCTACAAAGTCTGAATACAAGCTTTCCAGTCTGCCAACCTACCTGGCTACGTCCATGCCGTTTAATCAGCCAGAAAAATGTATCGGCGAGTGTTCAGATTCTATTGCGGCCTATATTCGCAGTTGGAATGGCAATGCGTCTTCCAGTTCCAGCAGTTCGTCCAGCTCAAGCAGTACATCCAGCGGTGGCAATACATCTAGCAGCTCTTCCAGTTCGAGCAGCAGCTCCAGCAGCAGTTCGTCCAGCTCCGGCGGCGAGCCTGTCGCTTGTGGTGTCACTTATGGGCCGCGGTTGTTACGAGTGCTTACCCGCCACGAGTTCAGCAATGCCATTGAAGATCTCACCGGTGTGAACTTAATTAACGACCTGGGGCAGAGCACTTATGATGCAATCCCTGCCGACAACAAGCTCAATGGGTTTTCCAACAACATCATGACCAATATCGACAGCGGCGCGTTGCAGTCGTACGGTTTGGTGGTGGCAAAAGTTGTCGATTTAATGGCACAAAACAATTTCTCTGGGTTTGTAGATTGTACGGGCTTAAGTAGCCAGAACTGTGGTGACCGCCTAATTTCCACGCACGGCAAGCGTATTTTCCGCCGACCGCTCACCGACGAAGAAACAACAAGTTATTTGAGTATTTTCACAAATGACTACACCGGTGGCGAAAATAAAGAGGGCATCGCTCTGGCCTTACGCGCCATGCTGACGTCGCCGCAGTTTTTGTATCGCGATGAGACCGGCATTTCCATCATTGATATCGAAACCGGAATTTCCGACGAGCAAGATTATGAACAAACGGGCAATGTACAAACGTACATTTCCGAAGCTGATCCAAAACGTCTTGAGCTATACAACCAGTTTGGCGTAAATGCCAATTTCACCGGGGCCGACCTGATAACGGTAACAGTGAAAGGCGAACAGTCAGCGGCAAGTGGTTTGTGGCCGATGATGCAAATTGTGTCCAACGGCTTAACGATCGCTGAATTTGAAATTACCCACACATACAACAAAACCTACAAGTTCTATACCGAGGAATTAAGTGGAACTCAGTATTTTGCAGTAGTGGATAAAGATGCCGGACGACCAAATGAATATATGACAGGGCAAAACCTGGTTATTTCCCGCCTGGAGGTGTCGGCCGGTGCGCCAGCGTTACCTTCAGCACCGGAAGTCGAACTGGATGCGGATGCCTATGTGTTAACGCCATATCAGCTGGCGGCGTTCCTCAGCTTTACGTTTACGGGCACCACCCCGGACGATACTTTGCTGACTGCTGCGGATGAAGATGCGCTGCAAACCAAGGCGCAAATTAATGCACAGGTTCAGCGTTTGTTGAATACGCCCAGGGCACGTGAACACTTCGGTAACTTTGCCGCCCAGTGGCTGCGTACAGACCGAGTGTTGGATATGGTGAAAGATGAAACACTGTATCCCACATTCACCTCGGACGTGCGCCGTGCGATGGCGCAAGAAGTGCGTGAGGTGTTCAACCATGTCGTACTGGATGAAGGCGAACCGTTCACCTCGTTGTTTGATGGTGGTTTTACCTTTGCGAATGGGGCGCTGGCGGATTTCTACGGCATCACTGGTATTTCAGGGCCGACGATGCAAAAGGTTACGGGTATTTCATCGCGCGCAGGTTTGGTTACTTCGGGTGCATTCTTAACTGTGAATGCGCACGAGCAGGAAACCGGCCCCATCTTACGTGCGACCTACTTGCGCCGCTTGTTCCTCTGTCACGACGTGCCCGCGCCACCGACCGGTGTTGCGCTCAACGGAGACGACTTTGATGAAGCCCGTGAAGAGGCTCGACAAGAGTGGGAAGCGTACCTCGCACAGAATAATGGCCTGGCGACCGCGCGTAAGAAGTACGAATTCCAGACGTCAGCAGGGCTGTGCCAGACCTGTCATGAAAAAATGATTAACCCGTTAGGTGGTGGTTTCGAGGACTTCGATGCAGTAGGTCTGCCTCAAACACAGGACTACAATGGATTAACTGTGGAGTTTGACGGTACCCTGTTTGGTGTAAACAGCATCAACGACGGCAACAGTATTGAATTTAATGGTGCGAAAGATATCGCGCACGCGATTGCAGGTCTGGATGTAACCCGACGCTGTTTTATCGACAATACCTTCCGCCTGGCGATGGGTACTGGCTCGACGTATCTTGATCGCGCGATTGATATTGCTTTGTCGCAAGACGAAATTGATAACTACAGTTGTGAGGTCGATAAGCTTGATGCACAAATGCAGTCTAACGATTACAGCACACGGGAATTGTTAAAAGCGATTGGTTCAATGGACAGCGTGCGTTATCGCAAAGACGTACAGCGGTAAACGGGAAAATGCGAGGTATAAATAAAATGAGTCATGCAAAAGAAACTGCGCTGTTAAAACGTCGTGAATTCCTTAAGTTTATCGGCAAGGCGGGCTTAAGCCTGCCGGTGCTGCAAGCCTCGGGGTTGGGCGCCGGGTTGTTGCTCGGCCGCCAGGCGATGGCTGCGGCCGTGGATATGCGCCGGGTAATTTTTCTGTATGTGCCTGATGGCACGCCATTGGCTGCTAGTTACTCTTACACGCCAAGTGACGACCTCACGCTTAAAACGTGTTCTGCGCCGTTGGAAGATGTAAAAAACCACTGCGTTTTTCTGCGTGATGTGGAAATTGTTGGTGGCGGTGGTCACGGTCTGACCCAGCGCGTGCTCGGTGCTTTTGCCGATGGTGTCACAGGTACTATCGATCTCGCTCTGGGCGAAACTGTCGGTTCCACATCGCCTGTGGCATCGTTGCGCCTCGGTATTCGTACCCGTGGTCTGGACCCAATTTCTGCGCGGGGTTTTGCTGCGGTAACTGATTATCAGGACAATCCGCAAACCGCATTCGAAAAATTATTTGGCGGCGCCATTGATGCGAGCCCGATCGGCGCTAAACGCGATAAAAAAATGTTGGAAATTAATCGCGAAGCGTTGGATAAAATTAAAACCCGACTTGGCAATTATGAATTGCACAGGTTGGAAGAGCATCGGGAGGCAATTCTCAAATTACAGTCAGACATAGATGCCGCCTCACAGGGTTCTGCACCAGCGGGTTGTAGCGACCCACTATTTAATCCGCAAGGGCTTTCTGCGCAGCAGGTCGATACGGAATTCACCAATTTATTTGCGCTGCAGTCAGAAAATGCCATTCTCGCATTGAAGTGTAATCTCACGCGCGTTGTCACTATGCAGCTCGGTACCCATCAATCGGATTTTGCCGTGACGGGGCTCTCTGGTGATTATCACACCTCTATCCACAGCGGAAACCTGGATTACTACGCCTCCTACCGCACCTACTTTTCCGAGCGTGTTGCGCACCTTATTCGCCGGCTTGCCGAAGAGGACGATCCTGCTGGTGGCAAAATGATCGACTCCACGCTGGTCGTGCAGGTAACTGATATGGCCGATGGCAATGCGCACACAGGGTCGGACGCGCCATACATGCTGGCCGGTGGTGGTAGTGCGGTAAATCGTGGCAGCGTGATTTCGGTAGGCAACCACCACCAGCTGCTGGACACCGCGGCCGAGTATATGGGCGTTTACGGCAACATTGCTGGCTACGCCCCTGCAGGGCCTGCGAGCAATATATTGTTCTGATCTACAGAATATTTTCTTAAGATGTTTACGAGAGAACTGAGTATGTTAAGTGGTAAAAACGTTTTTCGCGCGTTGAGCGGAGTTGTTGTTGGCTGTTTTTTGAGCGCGAGTGTGGCAGCCGTTGAGATTGACAAGCCTGCGCCTGGGCTGGTGTTAACAACCCTGTCAAATCACGACGACGCAGGCTTTACACTGGCTGACTATCGCGGCAAAGTGGTCTATCTGGATTTCTGGGCATCCTGGTGCGGGCCATGCCGCGCGTCTTTTCCTGTACTGGATGAATTGCGAACCAAGTATCAGGCTGAGGGGTTTGAAGTGGTTGGTGTAAACCTGGATGAAAATACGGCGGATGCAAACGGATTCCTCAAAAAGTTTCCAGTGTCGTTTCCGTTAGCGACAGACCCAAAAGGTGCTGCGGCCCAGATTTTTCAAATTAAAGGCATGCCCAGCGCCGTGATTATTGATAAAAAAGGCGTTGCTCGTGCAGAAATCGTGGGTTTTCATAAAGATGAACCCCAAAAAATTGAGCAACTGGTGAGCCAATTATTGAAGGAGCCTTCGTGATAATTCGGTTTATAGTCGCGGTGCTTGTTGCTATCGCCGCAACAGGATGCACCCAAGTTAAAGTGTGGGAGCGCGGTAATTTAGCGCGCAATGAAATGGCATTTACGCCAGACCCGCTGGAGCAAAAGATTCAGGACCATATTTACCACAGTAAAGAAGCGTCCCAATCCGTAGCCGCCGGCGCGGGTGGTGGTTGCGGTTGTAACTGAGTCCGGTTGTTGATAACGCTGACGTTAGAGCAGCATTGTCGATAACAAATTTGGCGGTAACAGAGAGTTAACCATGCAGGAAAAAAAATCGACCCTGGCGGCACTGAGTTCGGCGGCCATGATGCTTTCGGGGCTT comes from Teredinibacter turnerae and encodes:
- a CDS encoding bifunctional protein-serine/threonine kinase/phosphatase, with amino-acid sequence MNHLLSRLDITLAQFSDRGRKPENQDTLGARIPAPEQTALLATKGIALAIADGVSSSAAARQASQAAVSGFLTDYYATPDTWRTQQSAMQVIRSLNQYLWGQSRNSIRDEGYLTTFSALVLKGDKVFSFHVGDSRIYRVRDGLLEQLTRDHTQKIDRNTTYLSRALGADTAVEVDMFSDELQPGDLFILSTDGIHDAVPPARFSTLARSAEISPQALVDALVAEALAHNSQDNISVQVARIEQTGTPSQDDAVTVLSRLPFPPLLSPGQTLDGLQVDKVLYESERSQVYKVRTSTGQSLVMKTPSVNYSDDLAYIERFVLESWIGSRIHNAHVARVVTPPGSRNALYYLTEFIPGPTLEQLIQQRAPFAIPDAIELIEQIIKGIRAFHRKDTLHQDIKPGNIVVGANGAIIVDFGSCWVAGIHEIRSAFQREFPLGTLSYSAPEYRFGGTIGHRSDQFSLAVLVYEMLTGKLPYGDKYTQANTLKTFTKLRYIPAANHNPLVPYWLDKALEKALSIQPEQRYDALSEWLLDMQRPNTAWLTPSQKPLLQRNPLRVWQLLAAAGWALALTMLFHRR
- a CDS encoding NarK family nitrate/nitrite MFS transporter gives rise to the protein MSHKLNLVDFSQANIRTLHLTWFAFFLTFVMWFSHAPMKPLIMAAFDLSVPQWKALLILNVALTIPARIVIGILVDKFGPRTVYSTLLVISGVLCMGFAFAQSYEQLAIMRFAMGFAGAGFVIGIRMVGEWFPARQVGLAEGVYGGWGNFGSAAAAFTLPSLALIYGGDDGWRYAIATTGVIAIVYGAFFYLRARNTPKGSTYFKPKKSGGLEVTSRKDFYFYLAMNIPMYLILAVLAWKLSPSGVGLLSQTTTYLLYGVLVVLGAIQFSQILKVNKEMLTDGAPEHDKYSFKQVAILDWAYFVTFGSELAVVSMLPAFFLETFTSLSLVQAGALGAAFAFMNLVARPGGGFISDKFGRRKSLSIFIAGLAAGYFMLSQISGGWPIALAVAAVMVCSFFVQAGEGAVFAMVPLVKRRMTGQIAGMVGAYGNVGGVTFLTIYSFVDASTFFMVIGACAALVFLIIQMLEEPEGHMTETLADGTVQRIELT
- a CDS encoding DUF1592 domain-containing protein, yielding MRSLRRYLVAVSWLASFLLLSACGGAGAPQFDNTPLPEVDPPSTDTGGGASSTSSSSSSGGEPVVDTPHPGEALYEAQCASCHGKDGKGGLAGGELLGCDVCGDFSLLALRIEQTMPLGNPEQCDTQCSSQIAGYMLENFAGLPPTDNGSGSSSSSASSSNSSSSSSSTSSSSSSSSSSGGVIVGGSSSSSASSSSGSGTPNTSSSSSSSSSSSSSGYVGNAANGQLLYANATLNCTTCHGAMGEGLYKIDPHATVFGQNNKTLENIIAEDMPQLNPASCGAECAADIAAYIRTWAGSSSSSSSSSSSSSSSSSSSSSSSSSSSSSGSGFFVSDDFESSSVSQQPAGWDNFVGWQSNNPNNNSGQAVYAVVDNSRAYSGNQSVHFKGGAAPAQIVKALPQGLDRVYLKAMVYMSKKLGNEANDNHEHIMGVRANASGADNEIRFGQIKGHIGTNEVPSDDIAPPQSQWYSGPEITANDWHCVVVEMLAGDLAYHQLNAYVDGELLHSIDAANDWNNGGVNGNAHWLDGKFNYAFFGWHSFSNNDADVWMDDIEMSDAPLTCDGSSGNGSSSSSSSSSSSSSSSSSSSSSSSSGGVDLVALGKTYYEQNSLGCVGCHGAKGDGLTPIDPTKSEYKLSSLPTYLATSMPFNQPEKCIGECSDSIAAYIRSWNGNASSSSSSSSSSSSTSSGGNTSSSSSSSSSSSSSSSSSSGGEPVACGVTYGPRLLRVLTRHEFSNAIEDLTGVNLINDLGQSTYDAIPADNKLNGFSNNIMTNIDSGALQSYGLVVAKVVDLMAQNNFSGFVDCTGLSSQNCGDRLISTHGKRIFRRPLTDEETTSYLSIFTNDYTGGENKEGIALALRAMLTSPQFLYRDETGISIIDIETGISDEQDYEQTGNVQTYISEADPKRLELYNQFGVNANFTGADLITVTVKGEQSAASGLWPMMQIVSNGLTIAEFEITHTYNKTYKFYTEELSGTQYFAVVDKDAGRPNEYMTGQNLVISRLEVSAGAPALPSAPEVELDADAYVLTPYQLAAFLSFTFTGTTPDDTLLTAADEDALQTKAQINAQVQRLLNTPRAREHFGNFAAQWLRTDRVLDMVKDETLYPTFTSDVRRAMAQEVREVFNHVVLDEGEPFTSLFDGGFTFANGALADFYGITGISGPTMQKVTGISSRAGLVTSGAFLTVNAHEQETGPILRATYLRRLFLCHDVPAPPTGVALNGDDFDEAREEARQEWEAYLAQNNGLATARKKYEFQTSAGLCQTCHEKMINPLGGGFEDFDAVGLPQTQDYNGLTVEFDGTLFGVNSINDGNSIEFNGAKDIAHAIAGLDVTRRCFIDNTFRLAMGTGSTYLDRAIDIALSQDEIDNYSCEVDKLDAQMQSNDYSTRELLKAIGSMDSVRYRKDVQR
- a CDS encoding DUF1552 domain-containing protein, which translates into the protein MSHAKETALLKRREFLKFIGKAGLSLPVLQASGLGAGLLLGRQAMAAAVDMRRVIFLYVPDGTPLAASYSYTPSDDLTLKTCSAPLEDVKNHCVFLRDVEIVGGGGHGLTQRVLGAFADGVTGTIDLALGETVGSTSPVASLRLGIRTRGLDPISARGFAAVTDYQDNPQTAFEKLFGGAIDASPIGAKRDKKMLEINREALDKIKTRLGNYELHRLEEHREAILKLQSDIDAASQGSAPAGCSDPLFNPQGLSAQQVDTEFTNLFALQSENAILALKCNLTRVVTMQLGTHQSDFAVTGLSGDYHTSIHSGNLDYYASYRTYFSERVAHLIRRLAEEDDPAGGKMIDSTLVVQVTDMADGNAHTGSDAPYMLAGGGSAVNRGSVISVGNHHQLLDTAAEYMGVYGNIAGYAPAGPASNILF
- a CDS encoding TlpA family protein disulfide reductase; this encodes MLSGKNVFRALSGVVVGCFLSASVAAVEIDKPAPGLVLTTLSNHDDAGFTLADYRGKVVYLDFWASWCGPCRASFPVLDELRTKYQAEGFEVVGVNLDENTADANGFLKKFPVSFPLATDPKGAAAQIFQIKGMPSAVIIDKKGVARAEIVGFHKDEPQKIEQLVSQLLKEPS
- a CDS encoding DUF4266 domain-containing protein; translation: MIIRFIVAVLVAIAATGCTQVKVWERGNLARNEMAFTPDPLEQKIQDHIYHSKEASQSVAAGAGGGCGCN